In a genomic window of Actinomycetota bacterium:
- the rsmG gene encoding 16S rRNA (guanine(527)-N(7))-methyltransferase RsmG, protein MTTEKSPRELLLEGSDELGIALDPGKAEALLAYLGEIAAWNERFNLTSITDTREMVVKHLLDSIALLSRFEPALGSSLVDIGAGAGLPGIPLKLVRPDLKLTLLESSAKKSSFLAHVIDLFGLEDAMVANERAEDFGKRMENRDIFSYAVSRAVADLAVLVEYALPLLRVGGRFFCYKAKGARDEVEGVKQALNLLGGRIDEVAEVVVPFLNAKRYLVAMTKVAPSGETYPRRAGVPAKRPIR, encoded by the coding sequence TTGACGACAGAGAAATCGCCGCGCGAGTTGTTGCTGGAGGGTTCGGACGAACTCGGCATCGCCCTCGACCCCGGCAAAGCAGAGGCGCTATTGGCATATCTCGGGGAGATTGCGGCGTGGAACGAGCGGTTCAACCTGACCTCGATAACCGACACTCGGGAGATGGTCGTAAAACACCTCCTCGACTCGATAGCGCTCCTTTCGCGGTTCGAGCCGGCGCTTGGTTCGAGCCTGGTAGACATCGGCGCCGGAGCCGGATTGCCCGGAATACCGCTCAAGCTGGTCCGCCCCGACCTCAAGCTGACGTTGCTGGAGTCCTCAGCCAAGAAAAGCTCCTTTCTCGCGCACGTAATCGACCTTTTCGGCCTCGAAGACGCGATGGTCGCGAACGAACGAGCCGAGGACTTCGGAAAGCGTATGGAAAATCGCGATATTTTTTCTTACGCCGTATCGAGGGCCGTCGCCGATTTGGCGGTCCTTGTGGAGTATGCGCTTCCACTGCTCAGAGTAGGTGGGAGGTTCTTTTGCTACAAGGCCAAGGGCGCACGAGATGAGGTCGAAGGCGTAAAACAGGCCTTGAATTTGCTCGGCGGTCGCATTGATGAGGTCGCTGAAGTTGTGGTACCATTTCTTAATGCGAAGCGTTATCTTGTCGCTATGACGAAGGTAGCGCCGAGCGGGGAAACATACCCGCGCCGAGCGGGCGTACCGGCTAAAAGGCCGATCAGGTAG
- a CDS encoding ParA family protein yields the protein MAINLFSRRLQQIEEEIRGEKAPLSDTPPKILAGDRRGLTYAVVNQKGGVGKSTTAINLSAYLADAGHKVLLVDFDPQGNSSSGLGIDKKSLERCVYDAIIDEVPLRDIVTATSIKNLAMAPSTVQLAGAEIELVSALSREQKLKRALSAVKGRYDYIIIDCPPSLGLLTINALTAADEVIIPVQCEFYALEGLSKLLESVRLVKTHLNPDLQIAGVLMTMRDIRTRLSQQVIDEVRKFFHELVFETIIPRTVRLSEAPSFGVPINRFDVESKGAKAYQQFTGEVISRAEKRIRQGS from the coding sequence ATGGCAATAAACCTCTTTTCGCGACGGCTACAGCAGATTGAAGAGGAGATTCGGGGAGAGAAGGCGCCTTTGAGCGACACCCCCCCCAAAATACTCGCGGGCGACCGCAGGGGACTAACGTACGCCGTCGTCAACCAAAAAGGCGGCGTCGGCAAGAGCACCACCGCGATAAACCTCAGCGCATACTTGGCCGACGCCGGCCACAAGGTTCTGCTGGTAGACTTCGACCCCCAGGGCAACTCGAGCAGCGGCTTGGGCATCGACAAGAAGTCGCTGGAGAGATGTGTCTACGACGCGATAATCGACGAGGTGCCGCTGAGAGACATCGTCACCGCGACCTCGATCAAGAACCTGGCGATGGCGCCTTCAACGGTTCAGTTGGCGGGGGCGGAGATAGAGCTGGTCTCGGCGCTCTCGCGCGAGCAAAAACTAAAGCGGGCCCTATCGGCGGTCAAGGGTCGCTACGATTATATCATCATCGATTGCCCTCCGTCGCTCGGCCTTTTGACTATCAACGCGCTGACTGCGGCGGATGAGGTCATAATCCCGGTACAATGCGAGTTTTACGCCCTAGAGGGCTTGAGTAAGCTCCTTGAAAGCGTCCGCTTGGTAAAGACGCATCTAAACCCGGATTTGCAAATCGCCGGCGTCCTTATGACGATGCGGGACATTCGCACGAGACTATCGCAGCAGGTCATCGACGAGGTCAGGAAGTTCTTCCACGAACTGGTGTTCGAGACGATCATACCTCGAACCGTACGCCTCAGCGAAGCGCCGAGCTTCGGGGTGCCGATAAACCGGTTCGACGTCGAATCAAAAGGCGCAAAAGCCTATCAACAATTTACAGGGGAAGTGATATCACGTGCAGAAAAGAGGATTAGGCAGGGGTCTTGA
- a CDS encoding ParB/RepB/Spo0J family partition protein — MQKRGLGRGLESLIPGLTQDMDLPLIISGDMSAALKYVQVTKIVPNPNQPRRYFDETAFSELVCSVKEHGLVQPIVVRQTGSLFELIAGERRWRAAKEAGLEVVPAIIKNTSDREALEIALIENVQRENLNALEEAAAYYHLIEDFDLTQEQVARKVGKNRSTIGNTVRLLQLPEQVKALVVEGKLSAGHARAILAVDGEEFRLRLAERVLRDALSVRQVEALAALWKEAPQKEAAHTTPLHYKRAAKDLSRRLSAKVKIKTQGEKGRLEIHFGTEDELRQIIARLSGEDLESVVL, encoded by the coding sequence GTGCAGAAAAGAGGATTAGGCAGGGGTCTTGAGTCCCTGATACCGGGCCTGACGCAAGACATGGATTTACCCTTGATAATCAGCGGAGACATGTCCGCCGCACTTAAATATGTTCAAGTCACAAAGATAGTGCCCAACCCGAACCAGCCGCGCCGCTATTTCGACGAGACCGCGTTTTCCGAACTGGTCTGCTCGGTCAAGGAGCATGGCCTCGTACAGCCGATCGTCGTTCGCCAAACCGGCTCACTCTTCGAGCTTATCGCGGGTGAGAGGCGCTGGCGTGCGGCAAAAGAAGCGGGGCTCGAGGTGGTGCCGGCTATTATTAAAAACACCTCGGACCGCGAAGCGCTGGAAATAGCGCTCATAGAAAACGTCCAGCGCGAGAACCTCAACGCGCTGGAGGAGGCGGCGGCATACTACCACCTTATCGAGGATTTCGACCTCACCCAGGAGCAGGTCGCCCGGAAGGTCGGCAAGAACCGCAGCACGATAGGGAATACCGTTCGCCTGCTCCAACTTCCCGAGCAGGTAAAGGCGCTTGTCGTCGAGGGAAAACTCTCCGCGGGCCACGCGAGGGCGATCTTGGCGGTAGACGGCGAGGAGTTCCGGTTGCGGTTGGCCGAGCGCGTTCTGCGCGACGCGCTATCGGTTCGCCAGGTCGAAGCGTTAGCCGCGCTATGGAAGGAAGCACCGCAAAAAGAGGCGGCTCACACGACTCCGCTCCATTACAAACGGGCCGCTAAAGACCTATCACGGCGGCTATCGGCCAAGGTGAAGATAAAGACCCAGGGCGAAAAGGGAAGACTCGAGATTCACTTCGGAACCGAGGACGAGCTTAGACAAATCATAGCGCGTCTCTCCGGAGAAGACCTCGAGAGCGTAGTGTTGTAG
- a CDS encoding YtxH domain-containing protein: protein MKVKRFGVAEFGLGLLSGTLLGVAAGVMMAPGSGIETRARLSRRASGLIYNAADFFERAKSGIDIAALRLEKVVGLQERSLRKRLNSIKAQLEEFHLNEV, encoded by the coding sequence ATGAAAGTCAAGCGCTTTGGCGTAGCCGAGTTCGGATTAGGCTTGCTCTCGGGCACCCTGCTGGGGGTGGCGGCGGGTGTTATGATGGCGCCCGGCTCCGGCATTGAGACCAGAGCGCGTCTCTCTCGCCGCGCGAGTGGTCTAATCTACAACGCCGCGGACTTCTTTGAGCGAGCCAAGAGCGGCATCGACATCGCCGCCCTGCGGCTCGAAAAAGTGGTGGGGTTGCAGGAGCGAAGCCTGCGCAAAAGGCTCAACAGCATCAAAGCCCAGCTTGAAGAGTTTCATCTAAATGAAGTATAG
- a CDS encoding D-alanine--D-alanine ligase encodes MKKRVAVLMGGRSAERDVSLLTGERIYRALLDKEEEAFKVDLDENVAEELLRLKPDVVFIALHGKFGEDGTVQGLLEILGLPYTGSGVMASAIGINKAMSKRLFQAAGVETPPYKLFCARDYAKDSEEVLAGSLRTTGIPCVVKPISEGSTIGMSLVRREADFVEAVERALEHDSEVMVEQLVEGVEITVGVLGNDPVALPTLEIETETDFFDYETKYTAGLSRHIIPARLPEDQQRRAQEAAVRAHNAIGCRGFSRVDIIVDKEGTPHVLEINTIPGMTSLSLFPDAARAAGYEFPELIAYLIEQALEKP; translated from the coding sequence GTGAAGAAAAGAGTCGCGGTCTTGATGGGCGGCCGTTCCGCTGAGAGAGACGTATCGCTCTTGACCGGTGAGCGGATTTACCGGGCGCTGCTCGACAAGGAAGAAGAGGCCTTTAAGGTAGACCTCGACGAGAACGTGGCCGAGGAACTCCTTCGGCTCAAGCCGGATGTCGTCTTTATCGCTCTGCACGGAAAGTTTGGCGAGGACGGAACGGTCCAGGGGCTCCTGGAAATACTCGGCTTGCCTTACACGGGGTCGGGCGTTATGGCCAGCGCCATAGGCATAAACAAAGCGATGTCGAAGAGGCTGTTTCAAGCCGCCGGCGTCGAGACGCCCCCTTACAAATTATTTTGTGCCCGCGACTATGCCAAAGATAGCGAGGAGGTGCTCGCCGGCTCGCTCCGGACTACCGGCATTCCCTGTGTCGTAAAACCCATCTCCGAAGGTTCCACAATCGGCATGAGCCTGGTCAGGCGGGAGGCGGATTTTGTCGAGGCCGTCGAACGCGCTCTGGAGCATGATTCCGAGGTAATGGTCGAGCAGCTCGTCGAAGGTGTCGAGATAACCGTCGGGGTTCTCGGCAACGACCCGGTCGCGCTGCCGACACTCGAAATCGAGACCGAAACCGACTTCTTTGATTATGAGACAAAGTATACGGCGGGCTTAAGCAGGCATATCATACCGGCGAGGCTGCCCGAAGACCAGCAGCGGCGTGCCCAAGAAGCGGCGGTGCGCGCGCACAACGCCATAGGTTGCCGCGGGTTTTCCCGCGTCGACATAATCGTCGACAAAGAAGGAACCCCCCATGTTCTCGAGATAAACACCATCCCCGGCATGACGAGCCTCAGCCTCTTTCCAGACGCCGCTCGAGCGGCCGGCTATGAATTCCCCGAACTCATCGCTTACCTCATCGAGCAGGCGCTAGAGAAGCCTTAG
- a CDS encoding polysaccharide deacetylase family protein, with protein MKKLLQIFSSTMVILVAALFGSTVLRQPESIGWLFEIDPVYLFVGFGLTGAGGLAAFVSYFEYHGIGSQDGIVRRGPHEDIVAITFDDGPNPAYTPQLLDILKEKGVKATFFVVGLHVKKYPDIARRIVAEGHDIGNHTYTHKDLVPATRRMVLAQTHKTEQAIKRVTGRTTKLFRPPRGIYSGAVRRLLVDDEGYRLILWSVSSIDWRQTSPLKILRRVLCHTRPGSILLFHDSGAVLRREGASRQNTVDALPMVIDALRERGYEFVTMTEMLERGAEAETELAGILEQA; from the coding sequence ATGAAAAAGCTTCTACAAATATTTTCGAGTACGATGGTGATTCTGGTCGCAGCTCTCTTCGGATCGACGGTTTTGCGGCAGCCGGAATCGATAGGCTGGTTGTTCGAGATCGACCCGGTCTATCTTTTTGTAGGCTTTGGCCTGACCGGTGCGGGCGGCCTGGCCGCGTTTGTCAGCTACTTTGAGTACCACGGCATCGGCTCACAGGACGGCATCGTCAGGCGCGGTCCGCACGAGGACATCGTAGCCATAACCTTCGACGATGGGCCAAACCCCGCCTATACCCCCCAGCTTCTCGACATACTCAAAGAGAAAGGCGTTAAAGCGACCTTTTTTGTGGTCGGGCTTCATGTCAAAAAATATCCGGACATCGCCCGCCGTATCGTCGCGGAGGGGCACGACATCGGCAACCACACCTACACACACAAAGACCTGGTGCCTGCGACGAGGCGCATGGTTCTCGCGCAGACCCACAAGACCGAGCAGGCCATTAAGCGCGTCACCGGCAGAACAACCAAGCTCTTTCGCCCGCCGCGGGGTATCTATAGCGGCGCCGTGCGGCGCCTTCTCGTCGACGATGAGGGGTATCGCCTCATTCTGTGGTCGGTCAGTAGTATCGATTGGCGCCAGACAAGCCCCTTGAAGATATTGAGGCGCGTATTGTGCCATACTCGCCCGGGAAGCATCTTGCTCTTTCACGACAGCGGCGCCGTGCTCCGGCGCGAAGGAGCCAGTCGCCAGAACACGGTAGATGCCCTGCCTATGGTCATCGATGCCCTGCGGGAGAGAGGCTATGAGTTTGTGACGATGACCGAGATGCTTGAGCGCGGCGCCGAGGCGGAGACGGAACTCGCCGGCATATTGGAGCAAGCATAG